Genomic segment of bacterium:
CAGCCTGGCCGAGGACGCCATCTCCGCCGTGCCCCACGATCTCAAAGAGGCCTCCCTGGCGATGGGCGCCAACCGTTGGGAAACGGTGAGCCGCGTCATGGTCCCCGCGGCCCGTTCGGGCATCTACTCGGCGGTCATCCTGGGCTTCGGACGCGTCATCGGTGAGACGATGACGGTGCTGATGGTTGCCGGCGGCGGCGCCGCACTGACCATCAACCCCCTCTCCCCCCTGAGGCCCATGACGGCGACCATCGCCCTGGAGATGGGGGAGGCGGTGCAGGGAGGGCCCCATTACCACGCCCTCTTCGCCCTGGCGCTTCTGCTCCTGGTGATAACCCTGGCCTTCAATCTCCTCGCTGAACGGATACGGGGCGGACGGCAGGAACTGCAGAGATGAAATTTTCCCGAAAATTCCGGCAGGGTTTCTGGTTCGCCATGTCCGGCGTTTCGATAGTCATCGTCCTGGGCATGCTCGGCCTGGTTATCGGTTTCATCATCTCCAAGGGCGCCGATGTCATCAGTTGGGAGTTCCTCACGGACGTGCCGCACAAGGCGATGACCGAGGGCGGCATCTGGCCCGCCATCCTCGGAACCCTCCTTTTGTCCCTGGGCTCCATCGTCTTCGCCCTGCCCCTGGGTCTTTTCGCCGCGATCTACCTCGTCGAGTATTCCCGGGACGGGAAGCTGCGTCGCTGGATCCGCGTCGGCGTCAATTCGCTCTCCGGCGTCCCATCGGTGGTGTTCGGCCTGTTCGGCCTGGCGCTCTTCGTGAACTTCCTCGGCTTCGGCGCCTGTATTCTGGCGGGGAGCCTGACCCTGGGCCTGATGGTCCTGCCCACCATCATCCGCGCCACCGAGGAGGCGCTCAAATCCATCCCCATGAGCTTCCGGGAGGCCTCCCTGG
This window contains:
- the pstA gene encoding phosphate ABC transporter permease PstA; this encodes MKFSRKFRQGFWFAMSGVSIVIVLGMLGLVIGFIISKGADVISWEFLTDVPHKAMTEGGIWPAILGTLLLSLGSIVFALPLGLFAAIYLVEYSRDGKLRRWIRVGVNSLSGVPSVVFGLFGLALFVNFLGFGACILAGSLTLGLMVLPTIIRATEEALKSIPMSFREASLALGATRWNTTVRVVLPAAVSQILTGVILAVGRAAGETAPIMFTAAVFFTKRLPTGLFSKVMALPYHIYALMTEGTHPVEQTAMAYGTALVLLMLVLLVNGAAIFFRIRARKGKKW